From a single Flavobacteriales bacterium genomic region:
- the paaZ gene encoding phenylacetic acid degradation bifunctional protein PaaZ: MQLENYIAGTWVKGSGKQTELTDASTGELIATTSSGGLDFGAMLNYARETGGPTLRKMTFPERGRMLKALAMYLMDRKEEFYQISYRTGATKADSWVDIEGGIGNVFANASLRKQLGNMPFYVDGPPVLTSKGGSFMGHHIMVPKEGVAVHINAFNFPIWGMLEKCAVNWMAGMPAVVKPATVTSYLTEAMVKAIVASGILPEGAIQLIVGSAGDLLDHVESQDVVTFTGSATTGRMLKAHKQIIAESVPFNMEADSLNSIVLGPDATPDTEEFSLFIKEVGKEMTLKCGQRCTGARRIMVPENLVEDVQIALGKRLGGTVIGDPRAEGVRMGALAGQTQRNEVRDNLAELMKGSELVYGDPNSVDVTGADSEKGAFMSPILLLNKDPWKNQQCHNIEAFGPVSTLMPYTDIEEAVALTKLGKGSLCASIATYDDKAAQQFVWGAASHHGRMLVINRDMAKENTGHGSPLATLVHGGPGRAGGGEEMGGKRGVLHYLQRTAIQGSPTTITALTQQYQQGAKQNITPKHTFRMHFEELNIGDTVITDKHLVTLDDINNFADLSGDKFYAHMDENALDGTVFTGRVAHGYFILSRAAGLFVDPPKGPVLLNYGIEEARFTKPVYPGSTIQVKFTVKEKVDQEKKVLTEDSPKGADVASGIVKFLVDVVDETGETVAIATILTMVRKLDQE; encoded by the coding sequence ATGCAACTCGAAAATTATATCGCTGGAACCTGGGTGAAAGGATCCGGAAAACAAACCGAACTCACGGACGCCAGCACCGGCGAACTCATCGCAACAACCAGTAGCGGTGGTCTGGATTTTGGCGCGATGCTGAACTACGCACGCGAAACCGGTGGACCAACGCTGCGCAAAATGACCTTCCCGGAACGCGGCAGAATGCTGAAAGCACTCGCCATGTATTTGATGGATCGCAAGGAGGAGTTCTACCAGATCAGTTACCGCACCGGTGCGACCAAGGCTGATAGTTGGGTGGATATTGAAGGCGGGATCGGAAACGTTTTTGCCAATGCGAGCTTGCGCAAACAGCTCGGCAATATGCCGTTCTATGTGGATGGACCTCCTGTACTCACGAGCAAAGGCGGCAGCTTCATGGGCCACCACATCATGGTGCCGAAGGAAGGTGTTGCAGTACACATCAATGCGTTCAATTTCCCGATCTGGGGGATGCTGGAAAAATGCGCCGTGAACTGGATGGCTGGAATGCCAGCGGTGGTGAAACCCGCTACCGTTACCAGTTATTTGACGGAAGCGATGGTGAAGGCGATAGTCGCCTCAGGCATCTTACCTGAAGGCGCCATCCAATTGATCGTAGGCAGCGCCGGTGATCTTTTGGATCATGTGGAGAGCCAAGATGTGGTGACCTTCACCGGAAGTGCAACCACCGGACGCATGCTGAAAGCGCACAAGCAGATCATTGCCGAAAGTGTGCCCTTCAACATGGAGGCCGATAGCTTGAACAGCATTGTGCTTGGCCCTGATGCCACACCGGATACCGAAGAGTTCTCGCTCTTCATTAAAGAAGTGGGAAAGGAAATGACGTTGAAGTGCGGCCAACGCTGCACCGGTGCGCGACGCATTATGGTTCCAGAGAACTTGGTAGAGGATGTGCAGATCGCATTGGGCAAACGCTTGGGCGGAACAGTGATCGGTGATCCGCGCGCAGAAGGTGTGCGCATGGGAGCTCTTGCCGGACAAACACAACGCAACGAAGTGCGCGATAACCTCGCCGAATTAATGAAAGGCAGCGAGCTGGTGTACGGCGACCCCAACAGCGTGGACGTGACCGGTGCCGATTCCGAGAAAGGTGCATTCATGAGTCCGATCCTACTACTGAACAAAGATCCATGGAAGAACCAACAGTGCCACAACATCGAAGCCTTTGGACCGGTAAGCACATTGATGCCCTACACCGATATCGAAGAAGCGGTAGCACTTACCAAACTCGGCAAAGGCAGTCTCTGCGCGAGTATTGCGACGTACGACGATAAAGCAGCACAGCAATTCGTGTGGGGTGCAGCAAGTCACCACGGACGTATGCTGGTGATCAACCGCGACATGGCCAAGGAGAACACCGGACACGGATCACCGCTCGCAACATTGGTACACGGCGGCCCCGGACGTGCAGGTGGTGGTGAAGAGATGGGCGGCAAGCGTGGTGTATTGCACTACCTGCAACGCACCGCCATCCAAGGATCACCGACAACGATCACTGCGTTGACACAACAGTACCAGCAAGGTGCGAAACAGAACATCACGCCGAAGCACACCTTCCGCATGCATTTCGAAGAGCTGAACATCGGCGACACTGTGATCACCGACAAGCACTTGGTAACGTTGGATGACATCAACAACTTCGCAGACCTCAGCGGCGACAAGTTCTACGCCCACATGGACGAGAACGCCCTCGACGGAACTGTCTTCACCGGTCGCGTGGCACACGGTTACTTTATCCTATCGCGAGCAGCGGGTCTCTTCGTAGACCCACCTAAAGGACCTGTACTACTCAACTACGGCATCGAAGAAGCGCGCTTTACAAAACCTGTTTATCCGGGCTCCACGATCCAGGTTAAGTTCACCGTAAAGGAGAAAGTGGATCAGGAGAAGAAAGTGCTAACGGAAGATTCTCCGAAGGGTGCGGATGTGGCATCAGGAATCGTCAAATTCTTGGTCGACGTCGTAGACGAAACAGGAGAAACTGTCGCAATAGCAACCATCCTGACCATGGTAAGAAAGCTCGACCAAGAATGA
- a CDS encoding TIGR04283 family arsenosugar biosynthesis glycosyltransferase, translating into MLSIIIPTYSEEGYIGRTLIALRSCAGIEQCEVLVVDGGSTDGTVREVEGLGIPVVHSLKGRAVQMNAGAANALGDTFYFLHAESVPPPDFVAEISVALAEGAAAGCFRLGFDHDHWFLRFNCWFTRFDVNAFRYGDQSLFVTKEAFDRIGGFKEELIVFEDNDIVCRLKQKGRFRVLSGIVRTSARKYVLNGVHRMQWIFYYMFLLYKMGCSQDRLVRSYRRLIKQDKI; encoded by the coding sequence ATGCTGAGTATCATCATCCCCACATACAGTGAAGAAGGCTACATCGGAAGAACGTTGATCGCGCTTCGCAGTTGCGCGGGCATTGAACAGTGCGAAGTGTTGGTAGTGGATGGAGGTAGCACCGATGGCACGGTGCGAGAAGTAGAAGGATTGGGTATTCCTGTAGTGCATTCACTCAAGGGGCGCGCTGTGCAGATGAATGCCGGAGCTGCCAACGCATTGGGTGATACGTTCTACTTTCTACATGCCGAAAGCGTTCCACCGCCGGACTTTGTTGCTGAGATCTCTGTCGCACTTGCGGAAGGTGCGGCGGCCGGATGTTTCCGCTTGGGCTTCGACCATGACCATTGGTTCTTACGTTTCAACTGTTGGTTCACGCGCTTTGATGTGAATGCATTCCGCTATGGAGATCAAAGCCTTTTTGTTACTAAGGAAGCTTTTGATCGGATCGGAGGTTTTAAGGAAGAACTGATCGTTTTTGAGGACAACGACATTGTTTGTCGCTTAAAACAAAAGGGTCGTTTTCGAGTGCTAAGTGGGATTGTGCGTACCAGTGCGCGCAAGTATGTTCTGAATGGCGTTCACCGAATGCAGTGGATATTTTATTACATGTTCTTGCTCTACAAAATGGGTTGTTCGCAGGATAGGCTCGTTCGCAGCTATCGGCGTTTGATCAAGCAGGATAAAATTTGA
- a CDS encoding ATP-binding cassette domain-containing protein, translating into MLQITDLTRSYGEKEVLSIPSFGFVTGEVHGIVGLNGSGKTTFLNALYGFGRSKNARVIYENMPMDHTNTAFLEAENYFYPGITGHEYLALFQGKDTTTTIDGVNELLEVPLDELISTYSTGMRKKLALLGILKLDRPVLLLDEPMNGLDLAAVRVLEAIVRKLVEHERTVFITSHVLGPLIAICKQIHLLQDGMFLRTFEQREMDQLEAALFADLDKRTEETIGRVM; encoded by the coding sequence ATGCTACAGATCACTGACCTCACACGCTCGTACGGCGAGAAGGAAGTTCTTTCCATTCCGTCATTCGGTTTCGTGACCGGAGAAGTCCATGGAATTGTAGGTTTGAACGGATCCGGAAAGACAACGTTCTTGAACGCGTTATATGGTTTTGGAAGATCGAAGAACGCGCGAGTGATATATGAGAACATGCCGATGGATCATACCAACACCGCATTCTTGGAAGCGGAGAATTATTTCTATCCGGGTATTACTGGTCATGAGTACTTGGCGTTGTTCCAAGGAAAAGATACCACTACGACGATCGATGGCGTTAACGAACTGTTGGAAGTTCCATTGGACGAATTGATCTCAACCTACAGCACAGGAATGCGGAAGAAACTTGCATTGCTAGGGATCTTGAAGTTGGATCGTCCCGTCTTACTGTTGGACGAACCAATGAATGGTTTGGATCTGGCAGCGGTGCGTGTGTTGGAAGCCATCGTTCGCAAGTTGGTGGAGCACGAGAGAACAGTGTTCATCACTTCGCATGTTCTTGGACCATTGATCGCGATATGTAAGCAGATCCATTTGCTACAGGACGGAATGTTCTTACGCACCTTTGAGCAGAGAGAAATGGATCAATTGGAAGCAGCCTTGTTCGCCGATCTGGATAAGCGGACCGAAGAGACAATAGGACGGGTAATGTGA
- a CDS encoding GNAT family N-acetyltransferase, with protein MEFILRPWQAGDLVSLVQYANDRTVADNMMDAFPYPFTPSDGHRFLERFMAHDPQLFLAISVNGIAVGAVGIHPDDDVYRRNAELGYWIGAPFRGKGIMTLAIQQATARAFLEFPHIDRIYARPFGSNTASQRVLEKAGFILEARLTGTFIKHGKIEDELIYAFHRVHGTSMGRTN; from the coding sequence ATGGAATTCATCCTCCGCCCTTGGCAAGCTGGTGACCTTGTTTCGCTTGTCCAGTACGCGAACGATCGCACCGTTGCCGACAACATGATGGATGCATTCCCTTACCCCTTCACACCGAGCGATGGCCATCGGTTCCTTGAGCGCTTCATGGCACATGATCCGCAACTGTTCTTGGCGATCTCCGTGAACGGAATTGCTGTGGGCGCTGTGGGCATCCATCCGGACGACGATGTATACCGCCGCAATGCGGAACTTGGTTATTGGATCGGTGCACCGTTCCGTGGCAAAGGCATCATGACGTTGGCCATTCAACAAGCCACTGCTCGGGCATTTTTGGAGTTTCCTCATATCGATCGGATCTATGCCCGCCCCTTCGGAAGCAACACCGCTTCACAACGTGTGTTGGAAAAAGCCGGATTTATTCTTGAAGCGCGCCTTACGGGAACCTTCATCAAGCATGGGAAGATCGAAGATGAATTGATCTATGCATTTCATAGAGTGCATGGCACATCCATGGGTAGGACCAACTAA
- a CDS encoding ion transporter yields the protein MDNHHPPHSPLRRRVFQIIFGTDTPAGKLFDVILLIAIVISVLLVMLESVVEIKLKYGHWLYMAELGFTTLFTVEYGLRLWSIKRPMNYAKSFFGIVDLLSILPTYIGLLIGGAHTLMVIRALRLLRIFRVLKLARFVSEANVMVKAFQASRRKITVFVLAVLTIAVIFGTLIYMVETPDAGFTSIPRSIYWAIVTLTTVGFGDIAPQTALGQALASVVMILGYGTIAVPTAIMSAEMMRMGSEIPRKCTYCHATDHLKDAKFCRKCGTKLPPI from the coding sequence ATGGATAACCATCATCCTCCGCACAGCCCTTTACGCCGACGTGTTTTCCAGATCATATTCGGAACGGACACCCCGGCCGGTAAACTGTTCGATGTGATCCTTTTGATAGCCATTGTGATCAGCGTTCTGCTGGTGATGTTGGAGAGTGTTGTTGAGATCAAGTTAAAATATGGACATTGGCTTTACATGGCGGAGCTTGGTTTCACTACCTTGTTCACCGTCGAATATGGTCTCCGGCTGTGGAGCATTAAACGTCCCATGAACTATGCCAAGAGTTTCTTCGGCATAGTCGACCTGCTTTCCATCCTCCCAACGTACATCGGCCTTTTGATCGGCGGGGCACATACGCTGATGGTGATCCGCGCTCTGCGCCTGCTTCGTATCTTCCGGGTGCTCAAATTGGCTCGCTTCGTCTCAGAGGCCAATGTGATGGTGAAGGCCTTCCAAGCAAGCCGCCGCAAGATCACCGTCTTCGTGCTCGCCGTTCTCACCATCGCCGTCATTTTCGGAACGTTGATCTACATGGTGGAAACACCGGATGCAGGTTTCACCAGCATTCCCCGAAGTATCTATTGGGCCATAGTAACACTTACCACTGTAGGCTTTGGAGATATTGCACCGCAAACTGCTCTAGGCCAAGCGCTCGCCTCAGTTGTTATGATCCTCGGTTACGGCACCATTGCTGTTCCTACGGCCATCATGAGCGCCGAGATGATGCGGATGGGCAGTGAGATCCCTAGGAAATGCACGTATTGCCATGCCACGGACCACCTCAAAGATGCCAAGTTCTGCCGCAAGTGCGGAACAAAATTGCCACCGATCTAG
- a CDS encoding APC family permease, protein MHSPTKLGQLPATAICGNDITSSCLYVSALTIGYAGPWAFVALALVAGVLFLFRKIYGEVVGALPLNGGAYNVLLNTTNKTSATMAACLTILSYMATAVISASEAMHYLHSMIHSLPIIIATLIVLAFFLLLTIAGIGESSIVAVIIFIVHLSSMGLLLVLGGVFVANNGISIGMMNFDAPIPMGGMAAALFFGFSTAMLGVSGFESSANFVEEQAPGVFRKTLRNMWIAVTVINPLMALLAIFVLPLATVGENKEALLSFMGNEIGGQWLSTLISVDAVLVLCGAVLTSFVGVSGLMKRMTLDRVLPQILLKETKRGSSPRILILFFLLCVSVLLITNGEIGALAGVYTISFLIVMAFFAYGNFLLKIKRARLPRPETAKAFVVFIAMLAVVSALYGNVRLHPEHLVVFLQYFIPTFLLTFFFLKRNVILEYLMVVVSSFLDTMHHVATLSRLRLSRTIRQLTDQEFVYFTKGDDVATLNHVMMYVEENEITKKLKVVTVLKEGDTVSETFLSDLDVLDRAYPDIKIEFISMHGVFGPELVDSLSADWDIPKNFMFISSPSDRFTYRVADLGGVRLII, encoded by the coding sequence ATGCATAGTCCGACGAAACTTGGACAACTTCCTGCCACAGCGATCTGTGGTAACGACATTACCAGTAGCTGCCTATATGTGAGCGCACTTACGATCGGATATGCTGGACCTTGGGCATTCGTAGCCTTGGCACTCGTTGCCGGTGTGCTCTTTCTATTCCGAAAAATATACGGTGAAGTGGTTGGTGCCTTACCGCTCAACGGCGGCGCCTATAATGTGCTGCTAAATACCACTAACAAGACCAGTGCCACTATGGCAGCATGCCTAACCATACTGAGCTATATGGCAACCGCCGTTATCAGTGCCTCCGAAGCCATGCACTACTTGCATAGCATGATCCATTCTTTGCCCATTATCATCGCCACATTGATCGTACTTGCGTTCTTTCTCCTGCTTACCATTGCCGGTATTGGTGAGTCATCCATTGTGGCGGTCATCATCTTCATTGTTCATCTATCATCCATGGGCCTTCTATTGGTCCTTGGTGGCGTATTCGTAGCGAACAACGGAATATCGATAGGCATGATGAACTTTGATGCCCCCATTCCCATGGGTGGCATGGCAGCCGCTCTGTTCTTCGGTTTCAGCACCGCCATGTTAGGTGTCAGTGGGTTCGAAAGCTCCGCCAACTTCGTGGAGGAGCAAGCGCCGGGGGTATTCCGTAAAACGTTACGCAATATGTGGATCGCAGTTACCGTGATCAATCCGCTCATGGCCCTACTCGCCATATTCGTTCTGCCCTTGGCCACTGTTGGAGAAAATAAGGAAGCGCTATTATCATTCATGGGTAACGAGATCGGCGGCCAATGGCTAAGCACATTGATCTCCGTTGATGCGGTCCTTGTTCTTTGCGGTGCTGTACTTACCAGCTTCGTTGGAGTTAGTGGTCTCATGAAACGCATGACACTGGACCGTGTGCTTCCGCAAATACTTCTGAAGGAAACCAAACGTGGCAGCTCGCCGAGGATCCTGATCTTGTTCTTTTTACTCTGCGTTAGCGTGCTATTGATCACCAATGGTGAAATTGGTGCGTTGGCAGGCGTTTACACGATATCATTCCTGATCGTAATGGCCTTCTTCGCATACGGAAATTTCCTACTGAAGATCAAGCGTGCGAGATTGCCTAGACCAGAGACCGCTAAAGCTTTCGTGGTATTCATTGCTATGTTGGCTGTTGTCTCTGCGCTCTATGGAAATGTGCGCTTACACCCGGAACATCTGGTCGTTTTCCTCCAATATTTCATTCCCACATTCCTGCTCACGTTCTTTTTCCTTAAGCGCAATGTGATCCTGGAATACCTGATGGTGGTGGTATCCAGCTTCCTCGATACGATGCATCATGTTGCCACGCTCAGCAGGCTTCGGCTTTCCAGGACCATCCGCCAGCTTACAGATCAGGAGTTCGTGTACTTCACCAAGGGGGATGACGTGGCAACATTGAACCACGTAATGATGTATGTCGAGGAGAACGAGATCACCAAGAAACTGAAGGTCGTCACGGTACTGAAAGAAGGGGATACGGTCTCCGAAACATTCCTCAGCGACCTGGACGTACTGGATCGTGCATACCCCGACATTAAGATCGAATTCATTTCAATGCATGGCGTATTCGGGCCGGAATTAGTGGACTCGCTCAGTGCGGATTGGGATATCCCCAAGAACTTCATGTTCATCAGTTCACCCAGTGATCGATTCACTTACCGTGTTGCGGATCTTGGCGGAGTGAGGTTGATCATTTGA
- a CDS encoding TIGR00341 family protein, with translation MNWINRILAYLRLGADAEEPSKAMKSIENNAKFNGTNMLILVFAIIIASVGLNVNSAAVVIGAMLISPLMGPIVAVGAGLGVMDLLLVRRSLKNLGFAVGASLITSTLYFMVSPLSEAHSEILARTTPTIWDVLIALAGGFAGIVATASKEKNRGNVVPGVAIATALMPPLCTAGFGLAHLNMPYFFGALYLFTINSVFISISALLTVRWLGYPSVAQKDEKISSRIRRYTTLIVIATVVPSIYLAYRLVGQNVYKTKAEKFIAAECSIPENYLMHQTVDAPNRNISLTYLGNGISEDQEAQLRRRMEPYGIEGTGLEIRTGLSLQELGEEDRKENEGMRTQLDEQRAMLARYNALNDSLGHMTQLHRSLMDEARAMNTNIAWIAIADMPVKHKADSTETFNKVVSIHFKEPPDSLQIAVADRWLEARLQGVKHFTSISSDPPKAGKKK, from the coding sequence ATGAACTGGATCAACCGCATATTAGCATACCTCCGTTTAGGAGCCGACGCTGAGGAGCCGAGCAAGGCAATGAAGTCCATTGAGAACAACGCGAAGTTCAATGGTACCAATATGTTGATCCTGGTGTTCGCGATCATCATTGCATCCGTAGGATTGAACGTGAATTCTGCTGCGGTGGTAATTGGTGCGATGCTCATTTCACCGCTAATGGGGCCGATCGTTGCGGTGGGTGCCGGGCTTGGTGTAATGGACCTATTGCTGGTAAGAAGATCATTGAAGAATCTAGGGTTCGCGGTCGGGGCAAGTTTGATCACCTCCACGCTTTACTTCATGGTGAGTCCATTGAGCGAAGCACATTCAGAGATACTTGCGCGTACCACACCCACGATCTGGGACGTACTTATTGCATTGGCCGGTGGGTTCGCCGGGATCGTTGCAACAGCAAGTAAGGAAAAGAACCGTGGTAACGTTGTGCCGGGTGTGGCCATTGCTACTGCGCTAATGCCACCGCTCTGCACGGCAGGATTCGGTCTCGCACATTTGAACATGCCCTATTTTTTCGGTGCATTGTATCTGTTCACCATCAACTCGGTATTCATTAGCATTTCCGCATTGCTTACGGTACGTTGGTTAGGTTATCCATCCGTGGCCCAGAAGGATGAAAAGATATCGTCAAGGATCCGACGATACACGACATTGATCGTAATAGCGACCGTAGTGCCAAGTATCTACTTGGCCTACCGGTTGGTCGGGCAGAACGTCTATAAGACCAAAGCAGAGAAATTCATTGCTGCGGAATGCAGTATTCCTGAGAATTATTTGATGCACCAGACCGTCGATGCACCGAATAGGAATATTTCGCTGACCTATTTGGGCAATGGGATCTCAGAGGATCAGGAGGCACAGCTACGACGGCGTATGGAACCCTATGGGATCGAAGGTACCGGGTTGGAGATCCGTACGGGGCTGAGTTTGCAGGAATTGGGCGAGGAAGACAGGAAAGAGAATGAAGGAATGCGTACGCAATTGGATGAGCAACGCGCTATGTTGGCGCGTTACAATGCGTTGAATGATAGTTTGGGCCACATGACCCAATTGCATCGATCATTGATGGATGAAGCACGAGCCATGAATACGAACATTGCCTGGATCGCTATCGCGGACATGCCCGTGAAGCACAAAGCTGATAGCACGGAAACGTTCAATAAGGTTGTTTCCATCCATTTCAAAGAACCGCCGGACTCCTTGCAGATCGCAGTAGCCGACCGATGGTTGGAAGCACGCTTGCAAGGCGTTAAACATTTTACATCCATTTCCTCTGACCCGCCGAAGGCAGGAAAGAAGAAGTGA
- a CDS encoding bifunctional GNAT family N-acetyltransferase/carbon-nitrogen hydrolase family protein has protein sequence MPLDLGAFEDFAEAMRASYPAWSGGYWKKESIQRLISLFPAGQFGVFVNGKIAGTALTLIIDIDKMGLDHNYVKVTGNYTFNTHDPKGNVLYGIEVFVHPEYRGMRLGRRLYEARKELCEQLNLRSVMFGGRIPNFHKYSDKMSPKEYIQKVKEKEIHDPVLSFQLANDFHVVKLMKGYMPDDKNSMEYATLMEWDNIYQNEEELGRSWSRNVRLGLIQWQMRPYRDLEALYSQLDFFMDVVSGYGSDFAVLPELFNAPLMAAYEGVNEAEAIRLLSEHTLHIREYLLGAAVKYNVNVICGSMPLLEDGKLFNVGYLCRRDGTYERYDKIHITPNEKQAWGIQGGETVRVFDTDCGRVGILICYDCEFPELVRLLALQGMQILFVPFLTDTQNAYSRVRHCSQARAIENECFVAIAGSVGNLPRVSNMDIQYAQSAVFTPCDFAFPSTGIKSEATANTEMVLVVDVDLSLLKDLHHRGSVRNLKDRREDVYTLKLNK, from the coding sequence ATGCCACTGGACCTTGGTGCGTTCGAGGACTTTGCCGAAGCCATGCGGGCTTCTTACCCAGCTTGGAGTGGAGGGTACTGGAAGAAGGAGTCCATACAGCGCCTGATCTCGTTATTCCCTGCAGGGCAGTTCGGTGTATTCGTGAATGGAAAGATCGCTGGTACCGCACTTACGTTGATCATCGATATAGACAAGATGGGGCTTGACCATAACTATGTTAAGGTCACGGGCAACTACACCTTCAATACGCACGATCCCAAGGGCAATGTGTTGTATGGTATCGAGGTTTTCGTTCACCCTGAATACCGTGGCATGCGGTTGGGACGGCGGTTATATGAGGCGCGAAAGGAACTGTGTGAGCAGCTGAACCTTCGCTCGGTCATGTTCGGCGGTCGCATCCCGAATTTCCATAAGTATTCCGATAAAATGAGTCCGAAGGAATACATACAGAAGGTGAAGGAGAAAGAGATACACGACCCTGTTCTTTCATTCCAATTGGCCAATGATTTCCACGTTGTGAAATTGATGAAAGGCTATATGCCGGACGACAAGAATTCGATGGAATACGCTACATTGATGGAGTGGGATAACATCTACCAGAACGAGGAGGAGTTGGGGCGTAGTTGGTCGCGTAATGTTCGTTTGGGACTTATCCAATGGCAAATGCGACCCTACCGTGACCTCGAGGCATTGTACAGCCAATTGGATTTTTTCATGGATGTAGTGAGCGGTTATGGAAGTGATTTTGCTGTACTGCCGGAATTATTCAATGCCCCGTTAATGGCCGCGTATGAAGGAGTGAATGAAGCCGAGGCCATCCGATTATTATCCGAACATACCTTACACATCCGTGAATACCTCTTGGGTGCTGCGGTGAAGTACAATGTAAATGTCATCTGTGGAAGCATGCCGTTATTGGAGGACGGTAAGCTTTTCAATGTAGGCTATCTGTGCCGTCGTGATGGTACTTATGAACGCTATGACAAGATCCATATCACACCGAACGAGAAACAAGCTTGGGGCATACAAGGTGGAGAAACAGTGCGGGTATTCGACACGGATTGTGGTAGGGTCGGCATATTGATATGCTACGATTGCGAGTTCCCCGAATTGGTGCGTTTACTTGCCCTGCAAGGCATGCAGATCCTGTTCGTGCCATTCTTGACCGATACGCAGAACGCATACTCCCGTGTGCGGCATTGTTCACAAGCGCGTGCTATTGAGAACGAATGCTTCGTGGCCATTGCTGGTAGTGTGGGCAATTTGCCAAGGGTAAGCAACATGGATATCCAGTACGCTCAGAGTGCTGTGTTCACGCCGTGTGATTTTGCTTTCCCGAGCACGGGGATAAAAAGTGAAGCAACGGCAAATACGGAAATGGTGCTCGTGGTGGATGTTGATCTGAGCTTGCTCAAGGATCTTCATCACCGAGGAAGTGTGCGGAATTTGAAGGATCGCAGGGAAGATGTCTACACGTTGAAGCTCAACAAATAG